A stretch of the Arachis stenosperma cultivar V10309 chromosome 6, arast.V10309.gnm1.PFL2, whole genome shotgun sequence genome encodes the following:
- the LOC130934132 gene encoding uncharacterized protein LOC130934132: MKALSEPLRRWHKQHFENMVERIKKLEEEIRKVDDMVSSGRYDETTEARRRALVSCCEKWYLRQEMYWKQMSRSRHANEMDRNTRYIHNIASARRRNNRIEALVLNRRLVRNQARIKTAVRDFYKCLYHQEASPKVTFRDGLVHRLEREEAENLEALPSAKEVKEAVWDCESSKASGSDGYNMHFIKKCWDEIGTEFTAAVMDFFQTVRLPAEANVTWVALAPKFIGAKEIKDLRPISMVGCVYKKNASVIIKLDFQKAYDRVKWCFVDTVLEKMGFGRTWRAWVRECVTSASISIMVNGLPSKPFKMERGLHQGNPLSPFLFVLVVDELNRMIGEAVRNGRISPLLVGRDNIELSHLQFSYDTILFCPPEEETLRNYQRLLRCFEMMSDLSINFEKSNLIPVNCSSEWANRMCQLLGCQEAALPMRYLGISLGANSRLVKTWKPVLDKMPNAVVRRIISLQRRFFWEKDDGRPGMALVKWELIQAPKKQGGLGVGDAEETLEEELLTYKFTKEIWKGLVPPRVELFAWFVLVGRVNTKDRLSVVCLDLSVWTDVGCSWYLERAFRELEMGADGKREAQVLATWILLNYMDYLVMPK; the protein is encoded by the exons ATGAAAGCACTGTCAGAACCACTACGTAGATGGCATAAGCAGCATTTTGAGAATATGGTTGAGCGGATTAAGAAGCTTGAGGAAGAAATCAGGAAGGTAGACGATATGGTTAGTAGCGGACGGTATGACGAAACAACAGAGGCTAGGAGAAGGGCATTAGTGAGTTGCTGTGAAAAGTGGTATCTAAGACAGGAGATGTATTGGAAGCAAATGTCAAGATCTCGGCATGCCAATGAGATGGACCGAAACACAAGGTACATCCATAATATAGCTTCGGCGAGAAGAAGGAATAACCGGATTGAGGCATTGGTGCTTAATAGGAGGCTAGTGAGGAATCAAGCAAGAATCAAGACTGCGGTTCGAGACTTTTACAAGTGCTTGTACCACCAGGAAGCATCCCCAAAGGTGACCTTTAGGGATGGATTAGTTCATCGTTTAGAGAGGGAGGAAGCGGAAAACTTAGAGGCACTACCATCAGCAAAGGAAGTGAAGGAGGCAGTTTGGGATTGTGAATCTTCTAAGGCTTCAGGGAGTGACGGATACAACATGCATTTTATAAAAAAGTGCTGGGATGAGATTGGAACGGAATTCACTGCAGCTGTGATGGATTTCTTTCAAACAGTAAGATTGCCGGCAGAAGCTAATGTCACCTGGGTGGCGCTAGCTCCGAAATTCATTGGGGCTAAGGAGATAAAAGATCTCAGACCTATTAGTATGGTTGGGTGTGTCTATAAG AAGAATGCATCAGTGATTATTAAACTTGACTTCCAAAAAGCCTATGACAGAGTCAAATGGTGCTTTGTTGATACTGTGCTGGAGAAGATGGGCTTCGGAAGAACATGGAGGGCGTGGGTTAGGGAGTGTGTTACATCGGCTTCTATCTCTATTATGGTTAATGGGTTACCATCGAAACCATTCAAAATGGAGAGAGGACTACATCAAGGCAACCCTTTATCACCGTTTTTGTTTGTTCTTGTGGTGGACGAACTCAATAGGATGATTGGAGAGGCAGTTAGAAATGGTCGGATATCTCCACTCTTAGTCGGTAGAGATAATATAGAGTTATCACACCTACAATTTTCTTATGACACTATATTATTTTGTCCGCCAGAGGAGGAGACACTGAGGAACTATCAGAGGCTTCTGAGGTGCTTCGAAATGATGTCTGACTTGAGCATTAACTTTGAGAAGTCTAACTTGATACCAGTGAACTGTAGCTCGGAGTGGGCTAATCGGATGTGCCAGCTATTAGGTTGTCAAGAGGCAGCTCTTCCGATGAGGTACCTTGGCATTAGCCTAGGAGCAAATTCGCGGTTGGTAAAAACTTGGAAGCCGGTTCTAGATAAG ATGCCTAATGCGGTTGTACGAAGAATTATATCCTTGCAGAGGAGGTTCTTTTGGGAGAAGGATGATGGTCGACCCGGTATGGCCCTTGTGAAGTGGGAGCTGATCCAAGCACCAAAGAAGCAAGGAGGACTGGGGGTGGGTGATGCG gAAGAGACTTTGGAGGAGGAGCTTCTAACATACAAGTTCACAAAGGAGATCTGGAAAGGTCTAGTTCCACCTCGAGTGGAGTTATTTGCTTGGTTTGTATTGGTAGGGCGGGTTAATACAAAGGACCGGCTGA GTGTGGTGTGCTTAGATCTCAGCGTTTGGACAGACGTGGGTTGTTCCTGGTACCTTGAAAGAGCTTTTCGAGAGTTGGAGATGGGTGCCGATGGGAAAAGAGAGGCGCAAGTATTGGCTACTTGGATTCTTCTCAATTATATGGATTATTTGGTTATGCCAAAATGA